The genomic interval CGCACATCAGCCCCATCAGCGCGAAGATCGCCAGTTTCACGCGGTTGGTGTTGACGCCCGAGAGCCGCGTCGCTTCGAGATTCGAACCGACCGCGTAGATACGCCGCCCGAACACGGTCTGCGTGGCGATCCACGTGAAAATACCCAGCAACGCGAGCAGCAACAGAACCGGCACCGGAATACCGCCGTAACGATCGAGCGTGGCGACGAAGCCCGCGAGAATCACACCCGCGCCAACCACTTTCACGACGTCCTGCCAGACCGGCACCACCCGCAACTGATAACGCTCGCGATTGCGCCGCTGCCGTATCGTCAGAAACGCCAGCAGCAGAAACAGCACTACCGCGAGCGTATCTCCCGCGAGCCGCGGCAAATACCCCTGGCCGACGAACACGAAACTGTCCGATACCGGCGCGATCGTCGAGCCGCCTGTCACGCCGAGCAGAATGCCGCGATACGCAAGCATGCCGCCGAGCCCGACGATAAACGAAGGCACGCGCCGGTAGGTCGACCACCATCCGTTGAACATGCCGACCAGCACGCCGAGCAGCATCACCACGGGCAACGTGACGCCGATCGGCCAGTGACGGTTGACGTCGAGTATTGCCGCCACGCCGCCGAGCAAGCCGAGCAGCGATCCCACCGACAGATCGATCTCGCCGGCGATGATCACGAACACCATGCCGCACGCGAGCATGCCGGTAATCGACATCTGCCGCAGCAGGTTCGACAGATTGCGCGGCGTGACGAACGCGCCATGCGTGAGCGCTGAAAAGAAAATCCAGATCGCGGCCACGGCGATCAGCAGCGCAAGAATCTTGTAGCGCGCGAACAATTGCTGAATACGCTGCGGACCGCCGAATGCGCCTCGCGGCACGGCTTCGTCGGCGCGTTGGGAAGTAACGTCGGGCGTCATGCGGCACTCGCTGCGGTTGGGTTCGGGGATCGCTGCACGGGACGGATCGCGGCGCTGAGAATGTCCTCCTGCGTGAGGCCGTCGTTGACGAAATCGCCTCGCAACTCGCCTTCGCCGATTACCAGCACGCGATCGCTGATGCCGAGCACTTCGGGTAATTCAGAGGACACCATCACGATCGACATGCCGCGCTGCGCCAGTTGAAAGATCAGCTTGTAGATTTCGTATTTCGCGCCGACGTCGACGCCGCGCGTGGGCTCGTCGAGAATCAGCACTTTCGGATTGGTCAGCAGCATGCGTGTCAGCACGGCCTTTTGCTGATTGCCGCCGGACAGACTCGCAATCGACAACATGGGATGCGCGGCGCGCACCGAAAGCCGCTTCATCTCCGTATTGATCGTATCGAGTTCGGCCGCGGAGTCGATTCGTCCACCCGACGCAAAGCGCTGCAGCACCGCTAGCGTGATGTTGTGACCGACGCTCAGCCCCGGCACGATGCCGTGACGTTTGCGATCTTCCGGCACCATGCCGATGCCCGCGCGAATCGCATCGACGGGTGCGCGAATCTTGAGCGGCTTGCCGTCCATCACCACGGTCGCCTCGCTCACGCCGGGATACGCGCCGAAGATCGCCTGCATCAACTCCGTGCGCCCCGCGCCGACCAGACCGGCCACGCCGAGAATCTCGCCGTGCCGCAGCCCGAACGACACGTCGTTCACACGCTTGCGGCGCGGATTGGTCACGTCGAAGCAAGTGACGTGGCGCGCTTCGAAGATCACGTCGCCGATCGGATGCGGCTCGCGTGGAAACAGGTTCTTGATCTCGCGGCCCACCATCAACGAAATGATGCGGTCGGTGGTAAGCGCGCGCATCGGCTCGGTCGCGACATGACGGCCGTCGCGAATCACGCTGATGGTGTCGCAAACGGCCGCCACTTCATCGAGCTTGTGCGAGATGTACACGCAGGCCACGCCGCGCCGCTTCAGATCGCGCACGATGTCGAGCAGAATCCGGATCTCGGAAGAAGTCAGCGAGGAAGACGGTTCATCGAGAATCAGCAGCTTCGCGCGCTTGTTCAGCGCCTTCGCGATCTCGATCAACTGTTGATGACCGCCGCCATAGTTCATCACCGGCTGCGCGGCATTAATACCGCTAATACCGAGTTCGCGCAGCAGTTCGTCGGCGCGCTGGTACATCGCGGCATAATTCATGCGGCCGCCGGGCAGCGTGATTTCATTGCCGAGAAAGATGTTCTCCGCCACGGACAACTCCGGCACCAGCATCAACTCCTGGTGAATGATGATGATGCCGGCGCGTTCGGTGTCGCGCACGCTGGCGGCTTTCAGCGGCTCGCCTTCCCAGATGATTTCGCCGTCCCACGTGCCCCACGGATACACGCCGGAGAGCACTTTCATCAACGTCGATTTGCCTGCGCCGTTCTCACCGCACAGGCCCACGCATTCGCCGGGCGCGACCGTGAGGTCGATGCCGTCGAGCGCCTTCACGCCGGAAAACGCTTTGACGATGCCGCGCATCGTCATGAGAGCTTGCGTCATTCGCTATGCCTCGCTGCAAGGCGCGCTGCGGCACCGATGCGTATGACACGCATCGAGGTCCGCCGCGCACACGTTACGCTCATTGGCTCGCGAGCTGGGCCTGGCTATAGAAGCCGTCCTTGACGACTACATCGACATTGCTCTTTGTGAGCAACGTGGGTTGCAGGAGCACCGTGTCGACTTTCTTCTTGCCGTTGTCGTATTGCGAGTTAAAGGCGGGTTTTTCGCCCTTTGCAAGCGCCACAGAGAGCTTGGCCGCTTCGCCGGCAATCAGTTTCAGCGGCTTGTAGACGGTCATGGTCTGCGTGCCGGCAATCACACGCTTCACGGCCGCGAGGTCGGCATCCTGGCCCGACACCGGCACCTTGCCCGCCATGTGCTGCGCAGCGAGCGCCTGGATCGCGCCACCGGCGGTGCCGTCGTTCGAGGCGACGATCGCGTCGATCTTGTTGTTATTCGCCGTCAGCGCATCTTCGACAATGCGCAGCGCCGTGGACGCGCTCCATTCCGGTACCCATTGCTGACCGACTACTTTGATATCGCCCTTATCGATGGCGGGCTTCAGTATCTTGAGCTGGCCTTCGCGCAGCATCTTGGCGTTGTTGTCGGTCGGCGCGCCGCCGAGCAGGAAGTAGTTGCCCTTCGGTTGCGCGTTGTAGACGCCTTGCGCCTGCAATTCGCCGACCTTTTCGTTATCGAAGGAGATGTAAGCGTCTACGTCGGCATCGAGAATCAGGCGGTCGTATGAAACCACCTTGATGCCCGCTTTCTTCGCTTCGGCGACCACGTTGCCGAGCGTCTTCGAGTTGAACGGCACGATCACGATGACATCGACACCGCGCGAGATCAGGTTTTCGATCTGCGAAATCTGGCGCGCTTCGCTCGCGTCGGCGGATTGCACCGACACTTTCGCGCCGAGTTTTTCCGCTGCGGCAACGAAATAGTCACGATCGCGCGACCAGCGCTCGACGCGCAGATCGTCGATACAGAAGCCAATTTCCGGGTGATCCTTGCTTGCATGCGCGAGCGGCGCGACAAGCGACAGGCTGGCGAGCACCGCTCCACAGACGAGCGAACTCAATACGGTACGACGCGTTGCGAATTTCATCTCTGTCTCCTTCTTCTGATAGCCGGAATACCGGATTGGACGGTTTGCGCTGCGAGCTGCAAGACCGGACAAGCGACAACCCAAAGCTTCTATTCACGCGGTCGACGTGGCCGCGCAATTTTTTATTTAGTGTTGCGACTTCTTGATGCACTGCTTCCTGAAACGCTGATCACCGTCCGCTATAAATCGCCTGATTCACGATGTTTTCCATCAACTCCTGATGGCCGCTTGCGTGCTGCGGGTTAAGACCGCGCGCCATTGCTTCCTCAGCCAGCGCAGAGAGCGAATAATCGCCGGAGGAAATCTTGCGACCGAACTCCGCGTCCCAGCCCGAGTAGCGCTGGCGTTTGAATTGATCGAGACGGTCGTTTTCGATCAGCACCGCCGCGCGCTCGACGGCGAGCGCGAGGTTATCGATCGCACCGATGTGGCCGTAGAAAAGATCTTCCGGATCGACGCTTTGGCGCCGCACTTTCGAATCGAAATTCATGCCGCCGGTTGTGAAGCCGCCGTGTTTGAGAATTTCGTAGAAGGCGAGCGTCAGCTCTTCCACACTATTTGGGAATTGATCCGTATCCCAGCCGTTTTGCGGATCGCCGCGATTCGCATCGACGCTGCCGAAAATACCCAGCGCGTAAGCCGTGGCGATCTCGTGATGAAACGAGTGGCCCGCGAGCGTCGCGTGATTGGCCTCGATATTCACGCGAATCTCTTTGTCGAGCCCGTGCTGCAGCAAGAATCCATGCACGGTCGCGACGTCGTAATCGTATTGATGCTTGGTCGGCTCCTGCGGTTTCGGTTCGATCAGCAGCGAGCCTTTGAAGCCGATCTTGTGCGCATGGTCGACGACCATATGCAGAAAACGGGCGAGTTGATCGCGTTCACGCACGAGGTCGGTATTGAGCAAGGTGTCGTAACCTTCGCGGCCGCCCCACAGCACATAGTTATCGCCGCCCAGCCGTTGCGTCGCATCGAGCGCATGGCGCACCTGTGTCGCCGCAAACGCGAACACCTCCGGATCGGGACTGGTCGCGGCGCCGGCCGCGTAACGCGGATGCGAGAACAGATTGGCCGTGCCCCACAGCAGCTTGATACCCGTGCTCTCCTGCTTGCGCGCCAGATAGTCGGTGATGCGTAAGAAGTTTTCGCTGTACTCCTTCAGGTTCGACCCTTCAGGCGAGACGTCGGTATCATGAAACGTGTAGTACGGCGTGCCCAGCTTCGAGAAGAACTCGAATGCGGAATCCGCTTTTTGCTGCGCCCGTTCCATTGCGTCGCCGGCTTGCTGCCAGGGACGCCGAAACGTGCCTTGCCCGAAAATATCCACACCCGGCCAAACAAACGTATGCCAATAGCACACGGCAATGCGCAGATGTTCTTCGAGTGTCTTGCCGAGCACCTTCTTGCTTTTATCGTAGTGACGGTACGCAAGCGGGTTATCCGATTGAGGGCCTTCGTAGCGGATCTCGGGAATGTGTTCGAAGTAAGACATCAGCGTCTCCAGTTTATGGTGCACCGCAACCCGTGCGACGTCGCCGCGCCGGTTGACAAGGTGACGCCATGCTGCCGCTTGCACGATGCGTCGGCAATTGCGAAATTGCGCAGCGTGCTTGATGTTTCTTACCGCCCTTGATTTTGTTTCGCACCGGCGCGCGATTCGGGGCCTAGAATAACCAGACGCTTAAAACCGGTGCTGTTCAAATTAAGCATCCAACAGGAGACGAAGGTGTGACGGGCAATTGGCCCGTGCGCCGCTCACCGCCATGACCCGTCCGCAAACACCACAGACGACCCATCGGATCGCGCTGCTGTTCAACGCGAACAAGGTCTACGACCGCGAGATCATCACCGGTATCGGTAACTACCTGCTGTCCACGCGCGTGGCATGGGATCTCTTTCTCGAAGAAGATTTTCGCTGCCGGCTGACGGGCATCGAGCGCTTCGACGGCGACGGCATTATCGCGGATTTCGACGATCCCGCCGTGGGCGAAGCGCTGCGCGATTGTCCGTTGCCAGTGGTCGCCGTGGGTTCGTCGTTCGAAGATCCGGCGCACTATCCTCCGGATTTACCCTATATCGCCACCGACAACGGCAAGCTCGTCTCGCTTGCCTACACGCATCTGATCGGCGCGGGCCTCGAGCACTTCGCGTTGTACAGCTTGCCGCAGGCGCAGGAGAACCGCTGGGCGCAACAGCGCGAACTCGCGTTCGCTCATTTGCGCAGCGCGGATGGACATAGCGTGGAGCAGATCGATGGCGAGATCTATCGCGGGCTTTCGACCAGCGCGCCCTCATGGAACCAGGCGACCGAGCAACTCACCGCGTGGCTGCGGGATTTGCCGAAGCCGGTCGGCATCATCGCCGTGACCGATGCGCGTGCGCGGCATTTGCTTCAGGCGTGTTTGATCGCCGGCATTCCTGTGCCCGAAGAAGTCGCGATCATCGGCATCGACAATGATCCGCTGACGCGTACGTTGACCCGTATTCCGCTTTCTTCGGTGATTCAAGGCACGGAGGAAATGGGGCGCACCGCGGCTCACCTCTTGCATCAGATGCTGCGTGGTGCGCGCTTTCCCGGGCGGCGCATTCTCGTTCCGCCGGTCGGCATCAACGTGCTCGAATCGACGAAGCACGAACCGCTGGCGAGTCCGTATGTCATGCGGGCGCGGCACTTCATTCGACAGTACGCGTGCCAGGGCATTCGCACCGAACAGGTTGCCGACTATGTTGGCGTGTCGCGTTCGTCGCTCGAAGAGTATTTTCGGCGCGAACGGCAGTGCACCGTGCATCAGGAAATCTTGCGTCATAAACTCGATGTCGCAAAGGCATTGCTGGCGAAGCGCGATGCGTCGAGCGCGGAAGTGGCGATCCGTTGCGGCTTCACGTCGCTGCAATACATGTACGCCGTGTTTCGCCGTGAACTCGGCTGTACGCCGCGCGAATACCAGGAGCAGGCGAATTCGACGTCCGCGCCGGGCTGAGCATGCCTATTCTCTTTTCTTTTCACTGACGACATGATCAGCATCGCACAACTTTCTTCCGAGCCGTGGGGCACATTGCGCGGCGGCGATTCCGTTCGACTCTTCACGCTGCGCAATGCGCACGGTATGAAAGTCGCCATCAGCGATCTCGGCGCGACGCTGGTCTCGTGGCATGCGCCGGATCGCTCCGGCGTGCTCGGCGATATCCTGCTCGGCCACGACACGCCCGCTGAATATGTGGCGGCTACCACTTATATGGGCGGACTGATCGGTCGCTGGGCGAACCGTATTGCCGATGCACGCTTTACGCTCGACGGCATCGAGTACACGCTCGATCGCAACGAAGGTGCGAATCTGCTGCATGGCGGCACGGTAGGTTTTCATCGCTCGCTGTGGGACGTGAGTGAGGACAATGGTGCGTTGCTCATGCGGTTGGAGTCGCCCGAAGGCGATGCCGGCTTTCCGGGCAACGTGACTACGCAAGTGCGCTACTCGCTCGACGACGATGGCACGCTGACCATCGCCTACGAAGCAATCACCGATGCCGCGACGCCGCTCAATCTGACGAGCCATCCGTATTTCAATCTCACGGGCCGACCTGGTGCCGACATTCGCGGCCACGTGTTGTCGATCGCTGCCGAGCGCTTCTTTGAAGTCGATGCCGCCATGATTCCGTGCAAGCTCGCGGAAGTGGCGGGCAATGCCTTCGATTTCCGGCAGAGCGCACCGATCGGCGCGCGGCTCGACTGGCCGCACGCGCAGTTGGCGACAGCCGGCGGTTTCGATCATTGCTACGTGCTGCACGATGCACGCGACGCCGGCAAAAACGGCGCCACTCCGCCAATGCGCCAGGTTGCCTGCGCTTACGATCCCGGCAGCGGACGCGAATTGACCGTGTCGACTGATCAACGCGGCTTACAGTTTTATAGCGGCAACTGGTTGAAGGGCGACACAGGACGCGGCGGCGTTGCGTATCAAGCGCATGCCGGTTTGTGTCTCGAAGCGGGCGGCTTTCCAAACCAGGTCAATATGGCTGAGCAGGACGACGTGATCGTGCGAGCCGGCGACACGTATCGGCAAGTGACCGCGTACCGTGTCGGTGTACGGCAAGGCGTGTGACGCGATTGTTCGTATATTACGGATGACATTACAGCACGCCGACTTACTGTTTGTGGCAACACTGAATTACTGTATCAGGGGTTTCCCCTGGATCACGCCCTTCCTAGAATCCGTGCATAGCGCCGACGATTGCTGCGGCGCCCAATAAAATATTCTCGGAGGGAAGCAACATGAAATCGCTTATCAAAGCCGTGGCACTAGTTGCAGTGTTCGCAGCACCGGTGGCATCGTTCGCACAATCCGAGCAACCGGTCACGCGTGCCGAGGTCAAGGCGCAATTGAAACAGATCGAACAGGCCGGCTATAACCCCGCGGTCGCAACCGACTCCACCTACCCCGCTGACATTCAAGCAGCCGAAGCACGTGTCGCCGCACAAAACAGTGGAGCGGCGGGATATGGTCCTTCCTCCGCCGGCTCCTCGGAAACCGGCTCTAATGTCCCTGCTGGGAATCCGAATCTGCAAGGTCAGTAGTACGCAATCTGGTTTGGGCAATTCGATGCGAGCGCATGGTTCAGGCATGCGCTCGTGTTTGTGCGTCGAATGCGAGACCATGACAGCGCAACGTCAGAAAGTCCTTTGACGAAAATAATGGCTCGGCTATCCTAAGGTGGCAGTTCGATGGTTCTCGGGCATGCACTCCTGTGCATCGTGAGAACTTCTACTCAACGTCGCTTCGGGTTCAATCGTGAAAGTCCGTGGTCCATTGGTGAGATACCAGCGCGGTCGGGAAAGAACGATCCTGTTCGGCTGTCCGATTGCTCATCAGGGGAGCAACTGCGCTTCGCCGTCCCGTCCCCTGTCTATCGATACCGTCTTGTCGCGTCGCTCCGTGCGCCGGCATAACGTCATTGCCGCGCCTTCAGCCATTCCTGTGCGTACCGACGAAATCGCGTCGCTTCTGCCTTAGCCCCCTTCTCTTTTCGCGAGGCTGTGTTGCATGCGGGGACCGTTCGTTTAGCGGTCGCACGCCTGTCATGCATTTGCCTGTTCGTGCTTAGCAAGTTCGCTTGCTAGCGCGCGACGGCTTATAGCGCTCGCTTATTCGTATCGTTTTAGTTCTGCTGTGTGCTTGCGCTGCGGCAGGCGGCGTCACGTCTCTTTGTGTTTGGCATTCTTGTGGAATGTGCGGACTCGGAGCGACGGTATGCGCGCGTCTGTGCTGTGGCGAAAACTGAAGTTCAATATCAAGGAGATTGCAGAATGAAGATTCGTCACGCCACCCTTCTTTCGCTCGCCGGCACGATGCTGTGCTCGCTGACCGCTTTGACCGCGATGAACGCCGCGCGCGCCGCGGATACATCGCTGAATGTCTACAACTGGTCCGACTACATTGCGAAGGACACGATTGCCAACTTCGAGAAGCAATCCGGCGTCACCGTGAAATACGACAGTTACGATAGCGACGATACGTTGCAGGCCAAATTGCTCGCGGGCAGTTCGGGCTATGACATCGTAGTGCCGACATCGAGCTATATGGCGCGGCAGATCGAAGCCGGCGTGTATCAGAAGATCGACAAGTCGAAGATGCCCAACCTCGCCAATCTCGATCCTGGTTTGATGAAGCTGATTGCCGATGCCGATCCTGGCAATCAATACGGCGTGCCTTGGGCGTGGGGCACCGATGGAATCGGCTACAACGTGCAGGCGGTGAAGCAAGCGCTCGGTGGTGAAGCGCCGGTGGATAGCTGGTCGCTGTTGTTCGACCCGGCGAATCTGTCGAAGGTGAAGAGTTGCGGCGTGTCCTTTCTCGATTCGGCCGCGGATGTTTTCCCCGCTGTGCTTCAGTACATGCATAAGAATCCGAACAGTACCAATCCCGGCGACTACCAGGCCGCGTATGAAGTGCTGAAGAAGGTGCGGCCGTATATCACGCAGTTCAATTCGTCCGGCTATATCAATGATCTGGCGAACAACGATATCTGCGTGGCGTTCGGCTTTTCCGGCGATGTGGGGATTGCGCGGCGGCGTGCTTCCGAGGCCAAGCGCACGTATGAGGTTCGGTTTTCGAATATCAAGGACGCGGGTTTGGTTTGGATGGACGTGATGGTAATTCCGAAGGACGCGCCGCATCCGGAAGCGGCGATGAAGTGGATGAACTACATCGAAGATCCGAAAGTGAGTGCGGAGATTACGAATGAGGTTTTTTACCCGACTGCGAATCGTGCGGCGCGGCAGTTTGTGACGCCGGCTATTGAGCAGGACGCGAATGTTTATCCGCCTGAGGCCGTGTTGAACAAGATGACGTTGATGCGGCCGCAGCCGGCGCCGATCATGCGGTTGGAGAATCGGCTTTGGGCGCAGTTGAAGTCGGGGAATTGAGGCGCTTTGTCGCTGGCGGTTGGATTGGTGACTTCAGGTGAGTCTTTTGGGCGTGGCGCGGGCAGTGGGTGCAGGCGCTGCGCTTCTTTTTTCTATTCTTCTTTCTATTCGAGACGTTATGAGTATTTTAACTATTGTGGATTTTTCGGCACCAGCTAAGGAAAGTAGTGAGTACATGCCCAAGGCGGAGGCTGTGCTGGCTGGTGATCCTTTGCAAATGGTTCATACGCATTTTGCCAGCCCTTGTGGGCAGCTTGCGGCTGGGACTTGGGAGGGCACCTGCGGCCAGTGGGCTGTTAATTTTACGGAGAGCGAGTATTGCGAGATTCTTGAGGGTGTGTCGGTGATTCGCGATGCGGACGGCGTGGCGAAAACTGTGCGCGCTGGGGATCGGTTCTTGATTCCTGCGGGGTTCAAGGGAACCTGGGAGGTTGTTGAGCCGTGCAGGAAGGTTTTTGTTTCGGTGGAGTTTAAGGGGTAGGCCGATGCGAGGCGGACGCGTAACGATTTTGCGCGCAGCCGTCGGCCGCGAAGCGGAACAACGCCGCTCGCTCCCATACGCGATCCATGACTGGTTCTCACTGGGCAGTCTATCCGCCGCGCCTTTCCGCTTTTCCCTTGTTGCGTGATCCGCGTTTATCCGCCTCCGGCCACGCGGACATGGCAACGTCGATGATGCTGCCAAGCGCGTCACCCGATGCGCCCGCCTGTGGAAGATTCAAAACGGCCTGCAAAACGCCGAGGTAGTACCAGGCAAAGGCGTCCACATCGGTCCCCGGGGCAACTTCGCCGTTCGTCACGCCTTGCCGCAGTAGATCCGCGAAGATCTCGCGCTGCCGTGCGACACCGGCAAGTGCTGTCGTCTTTCCCGCCGCCGCAAGGTCCAGCAGTTCGGCAGTACTTCGCGACAACAGGCAGCCTGCAGGCCGTCGCGATGCTGCCGGCTTTGGCAAGAAATCGCGCAGTATCGCTGCCACGCTTTCTCGCGCGGAGTCCACGCGAGCTGAATTCATCCGGCGTAGCACGCGCTCCGTGTAGACGGACAGCGCATCGCGAAACAGGCCGTCCTTGTCGCCGAACCGCTGCATTTCAAGGAAAACTTCAAGGGCGTGTGGAAGTTCGAGCCCGACGTCGCGAAGATCCGCGTGATTCCGCTGAGTGCTGACGTCGCACAACTGTACGCACCCACTCGGGTCACGGTGGGCGCTTCGGAAGCGACGGCAAAGACCGCGTCGTTTCTCGTCTATGAAACGGCAGTGCGAACCGCTGACGGCTGGCGCATCGCGTCGATTGTGCCGGTGCCTGCGCAATAGTAGTGCGTATTCTCTCGTGCTGTTGTCGTCAGCCGGGCCTGCTGCACGACAACTGACGGGTGGGCGTACAGCATGCATGAGAGAGTTCGAGACGCAGTGTGGCCATGAAGCGCCCGCCAAGGCCGTCGCATCGAGCGACTGCCCCAGCAGCTTCGAGCGGACGATCGCGGCCACCGTCATACGAGTAAAATGGCCCGGGCTTGCCAGCCGATATGCGTGCGGGCCAACCAACGCGCATGAGACGGTGCGAGCCACGTGCGTAGTTTTCGAGCACGCCCGTCTCCCCTCACCAGAGTAAGGAGTTGATATGCGGCACTCGCCTGGTTCGGTTCTACCCTGTCTTCTCGCCGCAGCGACGCTGATTGTCACACCGGTCGCATCGATCGCCTGCACGCGGGTTGTATATCTTGGCGCCGACAACGACGTCATCACGGCGCGGTCGATGGACTGGAAGCTTGACATTTCCACCAATCTCTACGTGCTCCCCCGTGGTATTTCCCGCAACGGCGAGGCTGGTCCGAACTCGCTGAAATGGACGGCCAAATACGGTAGCGTCGTCGCTACTGGCTATGACGTCTCCACGACCGACGGCATGAACGAAAAGGGCCTCGCTGCTGAATTGCTCTGGCTCGTGGAATCGCAATACCCGGCTTTCGACAAGAACTCGAAACCCGGGCTCACCATCGCCGCCTGGGCGCAGTACGTACTCGACAACTTCGCTACCGTCTCGGAAGCCGTAGCTACGCTCGAGAAAGAGCCTTTCACGGTCGTCTCAGACAACGTCCCCGGGGAACGGCGCCTGGCCACACTGCACCTCTCCATGTCAGACGCCACCGGTGACAGCGCAATTGTCGAGTACATCGCCGGCAAGCAGGTCATCCACCACGGTCGGCAGTATCAGGTGATGACCAACTCTCCGACTTTCGATGAACAGCTTGCCCTGAATGCTTACTGGAAGCAGATCGGCGGAACCGTCTGGCTGCCTGGCACCAATCGCTCGGCCGACCGCTTTGCGCGCGCCTCGTTCTACATAAACGCCATACCCAAAAGCGAAGATCCTGTCGTCGCCCTTGCCAGCGTATTCAGCGTAATCCGCAACGTGTCCGTGCCGTTCGGGATTACCACCGCGGATGAGCCAAACATCTCGTCCACCCGCTGGCGCACTGTTGTCGACCATAAGCGGATGCTCTACTTCTTCGAGTCGGCCCTTACCCCTAACACATTCTGGGTCGACCTCAAGAAAGTTGACTTCTCCGCTGGCGCACCCGTCAAACGCCTCGACCTTGGTCCGGACCAGCGCAATACCTTCAATGGTGAAGTCTCTGGATCCTTCAAGCCCGCGCCGCCGTTTCCGTTCCTCGGGCTCGACGCGGGTAAGTCCCGCTGACGCATAGAGTCGGAACCGGCCATGCCGCGTACGACCGCGGGGCAAAGTGCAACCATAAGCGGTCACTCGACACTAGCGCACAGATCGTTGACACTTCTACCTCTTGTCATTGACCTTCTCACTCACCTCGTAATGGGCACTGATTTCGGGAGCGCAACATGCGGTCTACGCGCCGGTTGAAGAAGAAAATCTCTAAGGAGCACGTTAATGAGCGAAGCGTCACAAGCAACAGATGCTAACGCGCCTGCCTGGCTAAGCGTCGCGCTCAAGGAGCAAGGCATCAAGCGCTACGATGCGGGACAATGCAATCCCCGAATCGCCGAATACAATAATTGCACCCAGCTCGCTGGCTACGACGACAAAATCGCATGGTGCTCCTCGTTTCTAAACTGGTGCATGGAACAATCGGGCATTCGCGGAACCGGCTCCGCTTTAGCTCGCTCGTGGCTCACCTGGGGGCAACCGCTCGAGAAACCGAGATACGGTTGCATTGCCGTTCTGACTGCCGATGACGCGGTCGATTGGAAGGGACACGTTGGATTGTTTCTCCGAATCGATGCCAAGCACGTCTATCTTTTCGGGGGCAACCAACTCCAAGAGGTCCGGGAACTCGAATATCCGCGCCATCGTGTGCTGGCCTACCGCTGGCCTTGACGCCCGGCGCTTTGTTCATGCGTTAGGCTTACAGCGCCGCTAGCAGTCAATTTCGGCGACCGAAACGATCGAGTAGATCGTTGACAATCGCGACTACGGAGCTGGATTTCCACGAGTTCACCAGCGGATTTTGATCCGATTGACTGAGCAATC from Paraburkholderia phytofirmans PsJN carries:
- a CDS encoding aldose epimerase family protein, encoding MISIAQLSSEPWGTLRGGDSVRLFTLRNAHGMKVAISDLGATLVSWHAPDRSGVLGDILLGHDTPAEYVAATTYMGGLIGRWANRIADARFTLDGIEYTLDRNEGANLLHGGTVGFHRSLWDVSEDNGALLMRLESPEGDAGFPGNVTTQVRYSLDDDGTLTIAYEAITDAATPLNLTSHPYFNLTGRPGADIRGHVLSIAAERFFEVDAAMIPCKLAEVAGNAFDFRQSAPIGARLDWPHAQLATAGGFDHCYVLHDARDAGKNGATPPMRQVACAYDPGSGRELTVSTDQRGLQFYSGNWLKGDTGRGGVAYQAHAGLCLEAGGFPNQVNMAEQDDVIVRAGDTYRQVTAYRVGVRQGV
- a CDS encoding DUF4148 domain-containing protein translates to MKSLIKAVALVAVFAAPVASFAQSEQPVTRAEVKAQLKQIEQAGYNPAVATDSTYPADIQAAEARVAAQNSGAAGYGPSSAGSSETGSNVPAGNPNLQGQ
- a CDS encoding polyamine ABC transporter substrate-binding protein; this translates as MLCSLTALTAMNAARAADTSLNVYNWSDYIAKDTIANFEKQSGVTVKYDSYDSDDTLQAKLLAGSSGYDIVVPTSSYMARQIEAGVYQKIDKSKMPNLANLDPGLMKLIADADPGNQYGVPWAWGTDGIGYNVQAVKQALGGEAPVDSWSLLFDPANLSKVKSCGVSFLDSAADVFPAVLQYMHKNPNSTNPGDYQAAYEVLKKVRPYITQFNSSGYINDLANNDICVAFGFSGDVGIARRRASEAKRTYEVRFSNIKDAGLVWMDVMVIPKDAPHPEAAMKWMNYIEDPKVSAEITNEVFYPTANRAARQFVTPAIEQDANVYPPEAVLNKMTLMRPQPAPIMRLENRLWAQLKSGN
- a CDS encoding cupin domain-containing protein, with protein sequence MSLLGVARAVGAGAALLFSILLSIRDVMSILTIVDFSAPAKESSEYMPKAEAVLAGDPLQMVHTHFASPCGQLAAGTWEGTCGQWAVNFTESEYCEILEGVSVIRDADGVAKTVRAGDRFLIPAGFKGTWEVVEPCRKVFVSVEFKG
- a CDS encoding TetR/AcrR family transcriptional regulator; the protein is MQRFGDKDGLFRDALSVYTERVLRRMNSARVDSARESVAAILRDFLPKPAASRRPAGCLLSRSTAELLDLAAAGKTTALAGVARQREIFADLLRQGVTNGEVAPGTDVDAFAWYYLGVLQAVLNLPQAGASGDALGSIIDVAMSAWPEADKRGSRNKGKAERRGG
- a CDS encoding linear amide C-N hydrolase encodes the protein MRHSPGSVLPCLLAAATLIVTPVASIACTRVVYLGADNDVITARSMDWKLDISTNLYVLPRGISRNGEAGPNSLKWTAKYGSVVATGYDVSTTDGMNEKGLAAELLWLVESQYPAFDKNSKPGLTIAAWAQYVLDNFATVSEAVATLEKEPFTVVSDNVPGERRLATLHLSMSDATGDSAIVEYIAGKQVIHHGRQYQVMTNSPTFDEQLALNAYWKQIGGTVWLPGTNRSADRFARASFYINAIPKSEDPVVALASVFSVIRNVSVPFGITTADEPNISSTRWRTVVDHKRMLYFFESALTPNTFWVDLKKVDFSAGAPVKRLDLGPDQRNTFNGEVSGSFKPAPPFPFLGLDAGKSR
- a CDS encoding NlpC/P60 family protein, with the protein product MSEASQATDANAPAWLSVALKEQGIKRYDAGQCNPRIAEYNNCTQLAGYDDKIAWCSSFLNWCMEQSGIRGTGSALARSWLTWGQPLEKPRYGCIAVLTADDAVDWKGHVGLFLRIDAKHVYLFGGNQLQEVRELEYPRHRVLAYRWP